The proteins below are encoded in one region of Chloroflexota bacterium:
- a CDS encoding acetyl-CoA carboxylase carboxyltransferase subunit alpha, producing the protein MRTRLGLEEAGSAASAPVALGPTEEREAVWARVQHARNVRRPHALELIAGITDDFIELHGDRHFGDDAALVGGFARIGERRIVVLGQQKGAETEENIRRNFGMPHPEGYRKAMRLMELAERFGMPVVSLVDVPGAHPGPESEERGIAEAIARSIGLMARLRTPIVAVITGEGGSGGALAIAVGDVVIALENAVYSVISPEGCASILWRTPDRAADAAVAMKMTAADQLALDVVDVVVPEPPGGAQNDHAETARRLRATIVEHLDALAAIPLDELVDARYRRYRTFGAYTVVERVAPRPAERPGFTERLRGFFGLPGDTSGREDS; encoded by the coding sequence ATCCGGACGCGCCTCGGCCTCGAAGAAGCCGGATCGGCGGCGAGCGCGCCCGTCGCGCTCGGGCCGACCGAGGAACGCGAGGCGGTCTGGGCCCGCGTCCAGCACGCACGGAACGTGCGGCGCCCGCATGCGCTCGAGCTCATCGCCGGGATCACGGACGACTTCATCGAGCTTCACGGGGACCGCCACTTCGGCGACGACGCCGCGCTCGTCGGCGGGTTCGCCCGGATCGGGGAGCGGCGGATCGTCGTCCTCGGCCAGCAGAAGGGCGCCGAGACCGAGGAGAACATCCGCCGCAACTTCGGGATGCCCCACCCGGAGGGCTACCGTAAGGCGATGCGGCTCATGGAGCTCGCAGAACGCTTCGGCATGCCGGTCGTCAGCCTCGTCGACGTGCCGGGCGCCCACCCGGGACCCGAATCGGAGGAGCGCGGCATCGCCGAGGCGATCGCCCGCTCGATCGGCCTCATGGCCCGCCTGCGAACGCCGATCGTCGCGGTCATCACCGGGGAGGGTGGTTCGGGTGGGGCGCTCGCCATCGCCGTCGGCGACGTCGTCATCGCCCTCGAGAACGCCGTCTACAGCGTGATCAGCCCGGAGGGCTGCGCGTCCATCCTGTGGCGGACGCCGGATCGCGCCGCCGATGCCGCCGTGGCGATGAAGATGACGGCGGCGGACCAGCTCGCCCTCGACGTCGTGGACGTCGTGGTGCCCGAACCGCCGGGCGGCGCCCAGAACGATCACGCGGAGACGGCGCGACGGCTTCGGGCCACCATCGTCGAGCACCTCGATGCGCTCGCGGCGATCCCGCTCGACGAGCTCGTCGACGCCCGCTACCGGCGCTACCGCACCTTCGGCGCCTACACGGTCGTGGAGCGCGTGGCACCGCGCCCGGCGGAACGGCCCGGGTTCACCGAGCGACTGCGCGGGTTCTTCGGCCTGCCGGGCGACACGTCCGGGCGCGAGGACTCGTAA
- the fabZ gene encoding 3-hydroxyacyl-ACP dehydratase FabZ, with protein MHTTREIEALIPHRWPFLLVDRIVEYDAAARRIVGLKAVTATEWYFQGHFPGLPVMPGVLQVEALAQTMAVYVGKQPGFGDRIGLFAGIEECRFKRVVAPGDTLRLEVTMEKLGRRFGRGRAVATVDGEVACEAVLSFIIPDASVLR; from the coding sequence GTGCACACGACCCGCGAGATCGAGGCCCTCATCCCGCATCGCTGGCCGTTCCTCCTCGTCGACCGGATCGTCGAATACGACGCGGCGGCGCGGCGGATCGTCGGCCTCAAGGCGGTGACCGCGACCGAGTGGTACTTCCAGGGCCACTTCCCCGGGCTGCCGGTCATGCCGGGGGTCCTCCAGGTGGAGGCGCTCGCCCAGACGATGGCGGTCTACGTCGGCAAGCAGCCGGGCTTCGGCGATCGGATCGGCCTCTTCGCCGGCATCGAGGAGTGCCGCTTCAAGCGGGTCGTCGCTCCGGGCGACACGCTCCGGCTCGAGGTGACGATGGAGAAGCTCGGCCGGCGCTTCGGGCGGGGGAGGGCGGTCGCCACGGTGGACGGCGAGGTCGCCTGCGAGGCGGTCCTGAGCTTCATCATCCCGGACGCCTCGGTGCTCCGATGA
- a CDS encoding aspartate kinase produces MPAPLVVQKFGGSSLADADRIRRVARRIASERAAGSELVVVVSAMGDTTDELLELAAAITDEPDSRELDVLLATGEHQSATLVSMALHAIGVPAISLTGAQAGITTDGRYGKARIAGVEPTRVRQEIDAGKVVIVAGFQGLSQPAGEAGETTTLGRGGSDTTAVALAARLAADRCQIFTDVRGIYTADPRIVPHARQLDRIGYEEMLELAHQGAQVMQTRAVELGWVNGVIIEVLSSFEDAPGTLIAEDPLVEQRNKVRGLAHDRNVAKVTLVAVPDRPGVAAAVFGPLADAGINVDMIVQNVGHDGATDLSFTVPRIELARTRRLLEPTVGELGFRELTVDPSVAKVSIVGAGIQNAPGYAARMFGALADAGVNIEMISTSEIRITCMIAEEDVETAVRALHAAFELEQPDAIGAVPATA; encoded by the coding sequence ATGCCAGCCCCCCTCGTCGTCCAGAAATTCGGCGGTTCGTCGCTCGCCGATGCGGACCGCATCCGCCGGGTCGCGCGGCGGATCGCCAGCGAGCGCGCGGCCGGCTCCGAGCTCGTCGTCGTGGTCTCGGCGATGGGCGACACGACGGACGAGCTCCTCGAGCTCGCTGCCGCCATCACGGACGAGCCGGACTCCCGGGAGCTCGACGTCCTCCTCGCGACGGGCGAGCACCAGAGCGCAACGCTCGTCTCCATGGCACTCCACGCCATCGGCGTCCCGGCGATCAGCCTGACGGGCGCCCAGGCCGGGATCACGACGGACGGACGGTACGGCAAGGCCCGGATCGCCGGAGTCGAACCCACCCGGGTCCGACAGGAGATCGATGCCGGCAAGGTGGTCATCGTCGCCGGCTTCCAGGGACTGAGCCAGCCCGCCGGCGAGGCGGGTGAGACGACGACGCTCGGGCGCGGCGGCTCGGACACGACGGCCGTCGCCCTCGCCGCGCGGCTCGCCGCCGATCGCTGCCAGATCTTCACGGACGTCCGGGGCATCTACACGGCGGACCCGCGGATCGTCCCGCACGCCCGCCAGCTCGACCGCATCGGCTACGAGGAGATGCTCGAGCTCGCCCACCAGGGCGCCCAGGTCATGCAGACGAGAGCCGTCGAGCTCGGCTGGGTGAACGGCGTCATCATCGAGGTCCTCAGCTCCTTCGAGGACGCCCCGGGGACGCTCATCGCGGAGGATCCGCTCGTGGAACAACGGAACAAGGTCAGGGGACTCGCCCACGATCGGAACGTGGCCAAGGTCACCCTCGTCGCGGTCCCGGATCGGCCGGGCGTCGCCGCTGCCGTCTTCGGGCCGCTCGCGGACGCCGGCATCAATGTGGACATGATCGTCCAGAACGTTGGCCACGACGGAGCGACGGACCTCTCGTTCACCGTGCCCCGGATCGAGCTGGCCAGGACGCGCCGGCTCCTCGAACCCACCGTGGGGGAGCTCGGATTCCGGGAGCTGACGGTGGATCCGTCCGTCGCCAAGGTGTCCATCGTGGGAGCCGGGATCCAGAACGCCCCGGGCTACGCGGCCCGGATGTTCGGGGCCCTCGCCGACGCCGGTGTGAACATCGAGATGATCTCGACATCGGAGATCCGGATCACGTGCATGATCGCCGAGGAGGACGTGGAGACGGCGGTCCGCGCGCTCCACGCGGCATTCGAGCTCGAACAGCCGGACGCCATCGGCGCGGTCCCGGCGACCGCGTGA
- a CDS encoding dienelactone hydrolase family protein has protein sequence MCFPDGAVPPIARIAGGALDSSTFVLTTSDGARLDAFAARPANPTGAAIVIIPDIRGLSPFYEELALRFAESGVHAVAFDFYGRTAGPVAERGSDFNGMEHAGQTTWLGIRADLDATIERLRSAKDRAPRSVFVVGFCFGGRLAFDAASLDIGIAGAIGFYGLPTGSGRNDAPVPVEVADRMRCPILGLFGGADRAIGPDAVAAFEAALAQGGVEHEIVTYPDAPHSFFDRTFEEHAGASADAWARTLAFIRAHTAPAGAGGPA, from the coding sequence ATGTGCTTCCCTGACGGGGCCGTTCCGCCGATCGCCCGGATCGCCGGCGGCGCACTCGATTCGTCGACATTCGTCCTCACGACGAGCGACGGCGCCCGCCTCGACGCGTTCGCGGCACGGCCCGCGAACCCCACCGGCGCGGCGATCGTCATCATCCCGGACATCCGGGGCCTCAGTCCCTTCTACGAGGAGCTCGCCCTCCGGTTCGCCGAATCCGGCGTGCATGCGGTCGCGTTCGACTTCTACGGCCGGACCGCAGGGCCCGTCGCCGAGCGAGGGTCGGACTTCAACGGCATGGAGCACGCCGGGCAGACCACCTGGCTCGGCATCCGGGCGGACCTCGATGCCACGATCGAGCGCCTCCGATCGGCGAAGGACCGAGCGCCGCGGTCCGTCTTCGTGGTCGGCTTCTGTTTCGGTGGCCGGTTGGCATTCGACGCCGCCTCGCTCGATATCGGCATCGCCGGCGCGATCGGCTTCTATGGCCTGCCGACCGGCTCCGGCCGCAATGACGCCCCGGTCCCGGTCGAGGTCGCCGATCGAATGCGCTGCCCGATCCTCGGGCTCTTCGGTGGGGCGGATCGGGCGATCGGTCCGGACGCCGTCGCCGCGTTCGAGGCTGCCCTCGCCCAGGGCGGCGTCGAGCACGAGATCGTGACGTACCCGGATGCGCCGCATTCATTCTTCGACCGGACGTTCGAGGAGCACGCCGGGGCATCGGCGGACGCCTGGGCCCGGACGCTTGCCTTCATCCGGGCTCACACGGCGCCGGCCGGAGCGGGTGGGCCGGCCTGA
- a CDS encoding DUF4349 domain-containing protein produces MPSTSRTRSRRTLVRGIGVASILVVMAVVAACSSAAAPVFRSLASGGTTGSADGGTGITGPAGGPVAVPAAGAAATAAAGAAVSNGGTGTGAGTTSPGVVTNTTYIVRTGSLTIEVPVVGDALLRARTAILGLGGYVSGSVESNSGDRAMASVTYRIPADRWENALDALRGIATKVDDLKTDSSEVTGQVLDLGARLDNLRVTESALQAIMAKATKIQDILDVQNQLTAVQGQIEELSTQQAHLKDQAAMSSLTVLFQAPPPAAVKETSKGWDPGAEFDRAAAQLLGLGQGLATVGIWIAVVGLPILIGLLLVLLVLAFLVRRITWRSSPPVGPAGPPDQAGPPAPAGAV; encoded by the coding sequence ATGCCGTCCACTTCCCGCACCCGATCCCGGCGCACCCTCGTCCGGGGCATCGGGGTCGCGTCGATCCTCGTCGTCATGGCCGTCGTCGCCGCCTGTTCGAGCGCCGCCGCCCCGGTGTTCCGCAGCCTCGCGAGCGGCGGCACCACCGGCTCGGCGGACGGTGGTACCGGGATCACCGGACCCGCGGGCGGACCTGTCGCGGTCCCGGCCGCAGGTGCCGCGGCCACGGCGGCTGCCGGGGCCGCCGTCTCGAACGGAGGGACGGGCACGGGCGCCGGGACGACCAGCCCGGGCGTCGTCACGAACACGACATACATTGTCAGGACTGGCTCCCTGACGATCGAGGTCCCCGTTGTGGGCGATGCGCTCCTCCGGGCGCGGACCGCGATCCTCGGCCTCGGCGGTTACGTCAGCGGTTCCGTCGAGTCGAACTCCGGCGACCGGGCGATGGCGTCGGTCACGTACCGTATCCCGGCCGATCGCTGGGAGAACGCGCTCGATGCCCTCCGCGGCATCGCCACCAAGGTCGACGACCTGAAGACCGATTCGTCCGAGGTCACCGGCCAGGTGCTCGATCTCGGTGCCCGGCTCGACAACCTCCGGGTCACCGAATCTGCGCTCCAGGCGATCATGGCGAAGGCGACGAAGATCCAGGACATCCTCGACGTGCAGAACCAGCTCACCGCCGTCCAGGGCCAGATCGAGGAGCTGTCCACGCAGCAGGCGCACCTCAAGGATCAGGCGGCGATGTCGAGCCTCACCGTCCTCTTCCAGGCGCCGCCGCCGGCCGCCGTGAAGGAGACCTCGAAGGGCTGGGATCCAGGTGCCGAGTTCGACCGGGCGGCCGCTCAGCTCCTCGGCCTCGGTCAGGGCCTCGCGACGGTGGGGATCTGGATCGCCGTCGTCGGCCTGCCGATCCTGATCGGACTTCTGCTCGTGCTCCTCGTCCTCGCGTTCCTCGTCCGCCGGATCACCTGGCGGTCGTCGCCGCCGGTCGGTCCCGCGGGACCGCCGGATCAGGCCGGCCCACCCGCTCCGGCCGGCGCCGTGTGA
- the accC gene encoding acetyl-CoA carboxylase biotin carboxylase subunit: MFSKILIANRGEIALRILRACRALGVGSVVVYSEADRESLPVQLADEAICIGPADAKRSYLSAPSIISAALITGCDAIHPGYGFLSEDEGFAEVVRAHELTFIGPPPSVLERFASKEATRRLLGAHGLPTIPGSNGMLRDDAHALDEADRIGFPVLIKPSAGGGGKGMRMVRTPRELETALRVCRSEARAAFGDDSLYLEKWLEDNRHVEIQIAVDRHGSGVHLGERDCSVQRRHQKIIEESPTPALSAIAREELAERAVRAAIAAGYENVGTLEFLVDGRGDAWFIEINCRIQVEHPVTEMLTGIDLVTTQIRIAAGEPLEFAQSDVVLRGHAIEFRINAEDPAADFRPEAGRIERYLVPGGPGVRMDSHLFVGYDVPPYYDSLLGKLIVWGPDRPTAIARSRVALDELVIEGLATNIPIHQALLANEIFLEGRMTTNLLDRVGAAAFLAAGSRSS; encoded by the coding sequence ATGTTCAGCAAGATCCTCATCGCAAACCGCGGCGAGATCGCCCTCCGCATCCTCCGCGCCTGCCGCGCGCTCGGCGTGGGATCCGTCGTCGTCTACAGCGAGGCCGATCGCGAGAGCCTCCCGGTCCAGCTCGCCGACGAGGCGATCTGCATCGGGCCGGCGGATGCGAAGCGGAGCTACCTGTCCGCGCCCTCCATCATCAGCGCCGCCCTCATCACCGGCTGCGACGCGATCCATCCGGGCTACGGCTTCCTGTCCGAGGACGAGGGTTTCGCCGAGGTCGTCCGGGCCCACGAGCTCACCTTCATCGGGCCGCCGCCGAGCGTCCTCGAGCGGTTCGCCTCCAAGGAGGCGACGCGCCGCCTCCTCGGTGCCCACGGCCTGCCGACGATCCCGGGATCGAACGGCATGCTGCGCGACGACGCCCACGCCCTCGACGAGGCGGATCGGATCGGGTTCCCGGTCCTCATCAAGCCATCCGCCGGCGGGGGCGGCAAGGGGATGCGGATGGTCCGCACCCCCCGCGAGCTCGAGACGGCGCTCCGGGTCTGCCGCTCGGAGGCGCGGGCCGCCTTCGGCGACGATTCGCTCTACCTCGAGAAATGGCTCGAGGACAATCGGCACGTCGAGATCCAGATCGCGGTGGATCGGCATGGCAGCGGAGTCCACCTCGGCGAGCGCGACTGCTCCGTCCAGCGCCGCCACCAGAAGATCATCGAGGAGTCGCCGACGCCGGCCCTCTCCGCGATCGCGCGCGAGGAGCTTGCGGAGCGGGCCGTCCGGGCCGCGATCGCCGCCGGCTACGAGAACGTCGGCACGCTCGAGTTCCTCGTCGACGGTCGGGGCGACGCCTGGTTCATCGAGATCAACTGCCGGATCCAGGTCGAACACCCGGTGACGGAGATGCTCACCGGCATCGACCTCGTGACGACCCAGATCCGGATCGCCGCCGGCGAGCCGCTCGAGTTCGCCCAGTCGGACGTCGTGCTCCGCGGCCACGCCATCGAGTTCCGCATCAATGCCGAGGACCCGGCGGCGGACTTCCGGCCGGAAGCCGGACGCATCGAGCGGTATCTCGTGCCCGGCGGACCGGGCGTCCGGATGGACTCCCACCTTTTCGTCGGCTACGACGTTCCGCCGTACTACGACTCGCTCCTCGGCAAGCTCATCGTCTGGGGTCCGGACCGGCCGACGGCGATCGCCCGCTCGCGGGTCGCCCTCGACGAGCTCGTCATCGAAGGTCTCGCGACCAACATCCCCATCCACCAGGCGCTCCTGGCGAACGAGATCTTCCTCGAGGGCCGGATGACGACGAACCTCCTCGACCGGGTCGGCGCGGCGGCGTTCCTCGCCGCCGGCAGCCGGTCCTCGTGA
- a CDS encoding acetyl-CoA carboxylase carboxyltransferase subunit beta, with amino-acid sequence MPIKLPSFRQRRDSYPPDLWTKCPSCEELLFNKQLDKQHRVCPNCGHHFRLSASARIGLLLDPGSFEERDEGLQSVDPLGFVDQKAYPDRVAAAQVATGMRDAAIWGLGAIGGRAVAICVMDFAFMGGSMGAVVGEKVTRSAEAALEARIPLIVVSASGGARMQEGTLALMQLVKTVAALERLRAEGVPYVSILTDPTTGGVFASFAVLGDVNLAEPNALIGFAGARVQAGTIATELPPGFQRSEFLFEHGFLDRVVPRMELRAEVSALLRYLVPATFETPPSDTLGLPGFRPLSFLSALAERVIPDSEPPNGTTTTAPVVTAPAPGTTATAPVVTAPPPVEREAGRG; translated from the coding sequence ATGCCGATCAAGCTGCCCTCGTTCCGCCAGCGCCGCGACAGCTACCCGCCGGACCTGTGGACGAAGTGTCCATCGTGCGAGGAGCTCCTCTTCAACAAGCAGCTCGACAAGCAGCACCGGGTCTGCCCGAACTGCGGCCACCATTTCCGGCTGTCGGCGAGCGCGCGGATCGGGCTTCTCCTCGACCCGGGCTCGTTCGAGGAACGCGACGAGGGGCTCCAGTCCGTCGACCCGCTCGGGTTCGTGGACCAGAAGGCGTACCCGGATCGGGTCGCCGCGGCACAGGTCGCGACCGGTATGCGCGACGCGGCCATCTGGGGCCTCGGGGCGATCGGGGGCCGGGCCGTCGCCATCTGCGTCATGGACTTCGCGTTCATGGGCGGGTCCATGGGGGCGGTCGTCGGCGAGAAGGTGACCCGCTCCGCGGAAGCCGCCCTCGAGGCGCGGATCCCCCTCATCGTCGTCTCGGCGTCCGGCGGCGCCCGGATGCAGGAAGGGACGCTCGCCCTCATGCAGCTCGTGAAGACGGTCGCGGCGCTCGAACGACTCCGCGCCGAGGGCGTGCCGTACGTCTCGATCCTCACGGACCCGACGACCGGAGGCGTCTTCGCCTCCTTCGCGGTCCTCGGTGACGTCAACCTCGCCGAGCCGAACGCGCTCATCGGGTTCGCCGGCGCCCGGGTCCAGGCGGGCACGATCGCCACGGAGCTGCCGCCGGGCTTCCAGCGGAGCGAGTTCCTCTTCGAGCACGGGTTCCTCGACCGGGTCGTGCCGCGGATGGAGCTTCGGGCGGAGGTCTCGGCGCTCCTCCGGTATCTCGTCCCGGCGACGTTCGAGACGCCACCATCCGACACGCTCGGCCTGCCGGGCTTCCGTCCGCTGTCGTTCCTCTCCGCGCTCGCGGAGCGGGTGATCCCGGACTCGGAACCGCCGAACGGAACGACGACCACCGCGCCCGTCGTGACCGCCCCGGCCCCTGGAACGACGGCCACCGCGCCCGTCGTGACCGCCCCGCCGCCCGTGGAGCGCGAGGCCGGTCGTGGTTGA
- a CDS encoding metallophosphoesterase family protein, with product MTARIAVFSDVHGNAVALAAVRKAVKAAKPDAIAVAGDHVLNGPDPAAVVDGLREMEADGALIIQGNTDIAVADFDYGAAFPWYTDDVPETIVRAAEWAHEALGEERLDWLRRLPAERRIRLDETLVLVTHASPGSQTAGFDRDLDPSVTIERLARTDARIVCCGHTHVPEIRDFGWRQLVNGGSAGYVFDGDPTASWALLEVHGDEIQAEIRRTEFDALAVSNALTARGLPGDIYRAATVRTGKLVR from the coding sequence ATGACCGCCCGGATCGCCGTCTTCTCGGACGTCCACGGCAACGCCGTCGCCCTCGCCGCGGTCCGCAAGGCGGTGAAGGCGGCGAAGCCGGACGCCATCGCGGTCGCCGGGGATCACGTGCTCAACGGTCCGGACCCGGCGGCCGTCGTGGACGGCCTCCGCGAGATGGAGGCGGACGGGGCGCTCATCATCCAGGGCAACACAGACATCGCCGTCGCCGACTTCGATTATGGGGCGGCCTTCCCGTGGTACACGGACGACGTGCCGGAGACGATCGTGCGGGCCGCGGAATGGGCCCACGAGGCGCTCGGCGAGGAGCGCCTGGACTGGCTCCGCCGGTTGCCCGCCGAGCGGCGCATCCGCCTCGACGAGACGCTCGTCCTCGTCACCCACGCCTCGCCGGGCTCCCAGACGGCCGGCTTCGACCGCGACCTGGACCCGTCCGTCACGATCGAGCGCCTGGCCCGGACGGACGCCCGGATCGTCTGCTGCGGCCACACCCACGTGCCGGAGATCCGCGACTTCGGCTGGCGCCAGCTCGTCAATGGCGGCTCGGCCGGCTACGTCTTCGACGGGGACCCCACGGCGTCGTGGGCGCTCCTCGAGGTTCACGGCGACGAGATTCAGGCGGAGATCCGGCGGACCGAGTTCGACGCGCTCGCCGTGAGCAACGCCCTCACCGCCCGCGGCCTCCCTGGCGACATCTATCGGGCAGCCACGGTCCGGACGGGGAAGCTCGTCCGGTGA
- a CDS encoding biotin--[acetyl-CoA-carboxylase] ligase, with product MIAHAADTVDAVSPATSPEGASPTATPTEGTPSEAQFFSRAERFAVVGSTNDVVRDWLATGSPEVCLAIADEQTAGRGRSGRTWRAPDGAALLLSLGFRPTWLPPERTWQLAAVVALAMADAAEEVAVLRDRSIRLKWPNDLVVEDGGPADPRAGALRKLAGVLGETGGLGTSDPRAIVGIGVNAGWRPDAFPADLAPTMTSLAEVSGGRPIDLAFLLDAFTARVEPRVLALRSGRFDAGDWVTRQVTTGRDVRLVGGAVNGTATRAVDGTVDRDEVVRALGVDPRSGALVVADPDAPHGERHVMSGEIVNLRLAGPV from the coding sequence GTGATCGCCCACGCCGCCGACACCGTCGACGCCGTGAGCCCGGCCACGTCCCCCGAGGGGGCCTCGCCCACGGCGACGCCGACCGAGGGTACGCCGTCCGAGGCGCAGTTCTTCAGCCGGGCCGAGCGCTTCGCGGTCGTGGGCTCCACGAACGACGTCGTCCGCGACTGGCTCGCGACCGGGAGCCCCGAGGTCTGCCTCGCGATCGCGGACGAGCAGACCGCGGGCCGCGGTCGTTCCGGCCGAACGTGGCGGGCTCCCGACGGCGCGGCGCTGCTCCTCTCGCTCGGCTTCCGTCCCACGTGGCTCCCCCCGGAGCGGACCTGGCAGCTGGCGGCCGTCGTCGCGCTGGCCATGGCGGACGCGGCGGAGGAGGTGGCCGTCCTCCGCGATCGATCGATCCGCCTCAAGTGGCCGAACGACCTCGTCGTCGAGGACGGCGGGCCGGCCGATCCACGCGCGGGCGCGCTCCGCAAGCTCGCCGGCGTGCTCGGTGAGACAGGCGGTCTCGGGACCAGCGATCCCCGGGCGATCGTGGGCATCGGCGTGAACGCCGGCTGGCGGCCGGACGCCTTCCCGGCGGACCTCGCCCCGACGATGACGAGCCTCGCCGAGGTCTCCGGCGGCCGCCCGATCGACCTCGCCTTCCTCCTCGACGCGTTCACGGCGCGAGTCGAGCCCCGCGTCCTCGCCCTCCGGAGCGGGCGCTTCGACGCCGGCGACTGGGTGACCCGGCAGGTGACGACCGGACGGGACGTCCGGCTCGTCGGCGGCGCGGTGAATGGCACGGCCACCCGCGCGGTGGATGGCACGGTGGATCGCGATGAGGTGGTCCGCGCCCTCGGCGTGGACCCCCGCTCCGGGGCGCTCGTCGTCGCGGATCCGGACGCCCCCCACGGCGAGCGGCACGTGATGAGCGGCGAGATCGTCAACCTTCGTCTCGCCGGACCGGTGTAA
- a CDS encoding sigma-70 family RNA polymerase sigma factor has protein sequence MARLVFGRVSAAEEAGRSRVRHLDRDRALVEAARRDASAFEPLYRRYLAQVYSYAYYELGDHHDAEDATERTFLLAFTHLGRFEERARPADGEGASTFRVWLFRVARNVVANQRRARRRHPTTTLDAATAVADPLDLEGRVTDRAEAAAAWRAVGRLPADRRRALVLRFVEEMSTAEIAGILGRSEGAVRVLIHRALRSVARDLGGRDLGHRDLGGRGR, from the coding sequence ATGGCCCGCCTGGTGTTTGGAAGGGTGAGCGCCGCGGAGGAGGCGGGACGCTCGCGGGTGCGCCATCTCGATCGCGACCGCGCGCTCGTGGAGGCGGCCCGTCGCGACGCCTCCGCGTTCGAACCCCTCTATCGCAGGTACCTTGCCCAGGTGTATTCCTACGCGTACTACGAGCTCGGCGACCATCACGATGCCGAGGACGCCACCGAGCGGACGTTCCTCCTCGCATTCACCCATCTCGGGCGCTTCGAGGAGCGTGCCCGGCCGGCGGATGGTGAGGGCGCCTCGACGTTCCGGGTCTGGCTCTTCCGGGTCGCTCGCAACGTCGTCGCGAACCAGCGCCGCGCTCGCCGTCGACACCCCACGACGACACTCGATGCGGCGACCGCCGTCGCCGATCCGCTCGATCTCGAGGGACGGGTGACGGATCGTGCCGAGGCCGCGGCCGCGTGGCGCGCCGTGGGGCGGCTGCCGGCCGACCGCCGTCGGGCCCTCGTCCTGCGGTTCGTCGAGGAGATGTCCACGGCCGAGATCGCCGGCATCCTCGGCCGCTCGGAGGGCGCGGTCCGCGTGCTCATCCATCGCGCCCTGCGGAGCGTCGCCCGCGACCTCGGCGGGCGCGACCTCGGTCACCGCGACCTCGGCGGCCGGGGCCGGTGA
- the thrB gene encoding homoserine kinase — translation MIHWLAELDGRRISVEVPASSANLGAGYDCLGLALAKVDRIDLEVRGWSRGAIDLVVHGEGVGELPSDRTNRFVRGLEAVLEEVRGPLPEGIGWRIEMHNRIPLSRGLGSSAAATVGGVLAGNALLGEPLTAPDLLRIASAIEGHPDNAAAVLLGGFTVAAPMDDGPSPRIEALRFDSPRDLRAVLFIPELRLSTAEMRQALPAVVPLADAVANIGRVAVGVAGLATGRTDLLAALTVDRLHEPYRAAAYPELPLLIAAALEAGAIGACLSGAGSTVIAFADSVSTLSRIEGALAALAADRDLVGRVEVVSPRNTGARILSRT, via the coding sequence GTGATCCACTGGCTTGCCGAGCTCGACGGCCGGCGGATCTCCGTGGAGGTGCCGGCCTCGTCGGCCAATCTCGGTGCCGGATACGACTGCCTCGGCCTCGCCCTCGCGAAGGTCGACCGGATCGACCTCGAGGTCCGCGGCTGGAGCCGCGGCGCGATCGATCTCGTCGTCCACGGTGAAGGCGTCGGCGAGTTGCCGTCCGATCGTACGAACCGCTTCGTCCGCGGACTCGAGGCGGTCCTCGAGGAGGTCCGCGGACCGCTCCCCGAGGGGATCGGCTGGCGGATCGAGATGCACAACCGGATCCCGCTCTCGCGCGGGCTCGGGTCGTCCGCCGCCGCGACGGTCGGCGGCGTGCTCGCCGGCAACGCACTGCTCGGTGAGCCCCTCACCGCGCCCGACCTTCTCCGCATCGCCTCGGCGATCGAAGGGCACCCGGACAACGCCGCCGCGGTCCTCCTCGGCGGCTTCACGGTCGCCGCGCCAATGGACGACGGTCCCTCGCCGCGCATCGAGGCGCTCCGCTTCGACTCGCCGCGCGACCTCCGCGCCGTCCTCTTCATCCCGGAGCTCCGCCTGTCCACCGCTGAGATGCGGCAAGCCCTCCCGGCGGTCGTACCGCTCGCCGACGCGGTCGCGAACATCGGGCGCGTCGCGGTCGGCGTCGCCGGCCTCGCGACGGGTCGCACGGATCTCCTCGCCGCACTGACGGTCGATCGGCTTCACGAGCCATATCGCGCGGCCGCCTATCCCGAGCTGCCACTCCTCATCGCGGCGGCCCTGGAGGCCGGGGCGATCGGGGCGTGCCTATCCGGCGCCGGGTCCACCGTCATCGCCTTTGCCGACTCCGTCTCCACCCTGAGCCGGATCGAAGGCGCGCTCGCGGCGCTCGCGGCGGACCGCGATCTCGTCGGGCGCGTGGAGGTCGTGAGCCCGCGGAACACCGGGGCGCGGATCCTCAGCCGCACCTGA